CCTACTCACCAGCGCACAGCCTTGCTAGTTACAGCGTTGTCGCCAACGGCGGCGCGGATGGCCGTCTCCGTGACCGGCACCGCCTTGGACCACGAGAGCGACTTCATGATCGAGTCCGCCCTCCGCACCAGGCTCTCACAGCCGCCGCTCGCCAGCGGAGGTCGGCGGCATCTCCCCGACGTGGCCGTGGACCGGGAGGACGCGGCTCCCGTGATGGTGCTCCCCTTGCTGGCCACCACGCTACCCCTCTcgctcccctccccctcctcgcAGTTGTTGATCTCGATCCAAATTCCCTTCCACCTCTTCATCGGCTCACCCTGGAATAGCTTCCTGGTCGCCTGCGCCAGCACCTAGAGCCAACGACCAGAACCATTGATCAGTGCATCGCCGCAGAAGACGGACATGACGGACAAACGAACTAGCAGGCGAGGAGGTTGGTTACCTTGGGGTCGATGCGGCGGAGGGAGGCGATGACGGCGAGCACGCGGAGGGGGTCGATGGAGAGCAGCAGGAGGCGAGGCTGTGCATGCGCGGGCAGCAGAGGGGCTCGCCGGTGGCTCACCGAGGGAGAGATCCAGGAGGGGATGGGGAGGGAGGTGGCGGCACGATCTggaaggcgaggaggagtgggtGGTGCCGCGCGGGCGCTGGCGGCGAGATCGGCTGAATCGGGGGCGGGAGGTAGGTGGCGGCTGCGAGGAGTGCATCTGAATcgggggagagaggggagaggaCTGGAGTTAGGGTTTGGGTGCGGCGGCGAGAgagggggcgagggaggaggggtGCGATGGGATCTGAGCTAGGGTTTGGGTTGCGGGTGGGGGTatctcttatttatttattttttctgtACATAGATGGATGTACGGATGTGGGATGGagagatggatggatggatgggcgccatgtcatcgatccgtgggacGAGTTCTGATTGTTTCGGAAAAATCAGTGATTTAAAAGTACTAAAAATAGAGGGATTTTGTGAAGTAgctatcaaaaatattttctagAAGGGCGTCACACAAATTTTCACTAGAGTTAGACCACATTTTATGGATAAGGACCAATTTGTATGCATTTCTGATCTTTCTAGCTATTTTTAATCATTTTCCGAGTGGCAAAAATGGTTTTTTTTGTGAAGACcctaccaaatatttgttgcaaaattggactccatcaattttctaaaatactagtcCATATTTAATatacaattgaccaaatggttgggtgtcaaaagctttgatccacctctcgtgaaaaagacaaatttccgtcggttcagctggaagcgggtcaaattgaactgtagctgcctcatagtttgctctttattttttccaaaaaccatttctaggtacataactatctatttaataagagaaacatcaaaaggtttccaagattcaacaactagctaggaacggtcaagcccgccgttttgaccgcatttttaaacgggcataaaaattcaaaaaaatcaaaaaattggaaaaccttcgcattgtgtcatcatatgtgaccaattttccaggaaaaataataaacttgtaaaacggcaattattttaaaaaagtgttctcagaaatgagctatcatgcatgaagattcatggctttcaagcgaga
The Aegilops tauschii subsp. strangulata cultivar AL8/78 chromosome 3, Aet v6.0, whole genome shotgun sequence genome window above contains:
- the LOC120975686 gene encoding uncharacterized protein gives rise to the protein MYRHQTICTPRSRHLPPAPDSADLAASARAAPPTPPRLPDRAATSLPIPSWISPSVSHRRAPLLPAHAQPRLLLLSIDPLRVLAVIASLRRIDPKVLAQATRKLFQGEPMKRWKGIWIEINNCEEGEGSERGSVVASKGSTITGAASSRSTATSGRCRRPPLASGGCESLVRRADSIMKSLSWSKAVPVTETAIRAAVGDNAVTSKAVRW